In Helianthus annuus cultivar XRQ/B chromosome 9, HanXRQr2.0-SUNRISE, whole genome shotgun sequence, the following are encoded in one genomic region:
- the LOC110875911 gene encoding uncharacterized protein LOC110875911 has translation MWRAFLDRLPTKTALARRHINIDDLSCVWCEDAEENIEHVLTGCAIASGVWNSLASWCNIPRPFVFHVNDLVELHEHSGVTGIKKKVLQGIIIIACWRLWRARNDKVFDSKAPMVTELVADIKSLGFLWYKHRFKAGVVDWSRWCLFDVT, from the coding sequence ATGTGGCGCGCTTTCTTGGATCGTCTTCCGACCAAGACGGCTCTTGCCCGAAGACATATTAATATTGATGATCTTTCGTGTGTGTGGTGTGAGGATGCTGAAGAAAATATAGAACATGTTCTGACAGGTTGCGCCATTGCTTCGGGGGTGTGGAACTCTCTAGCTAGTTGGTGTAATATTCCTAGACCGTTCGTCTTTCATGTCAACGATTTGGTGGAGCTTCACGAGCATAGCGGGGTGACGGGTATTAAGAAGAAGGTCCTCCAGGGGATAATTATCATAGCTTGTTGGAGATTGTGGAGAGCTAGGAATGACAAGGTTTTCGATAGTAAGGCGCCCATGGTGACGGAGTTGGTTGCGGACATAAAGTCATTGGGTTTTCTTTGGTATAAACATAGATTTAAAGCGGGGGTAGTGGATTGGAGTAGATGGTGTTTGTTTGATGTAACGTAA